A stretch of Methanosphaerula palustris E1-9c DNA encodes these proteins:
- a CDS encoding fumarate hydratase C-terminal domain-containing protein: MVDLRTPLGDEFLSLVAGDRVTLSGMVYTARDEAHLRMMDEGIPFDPVGAAIYHCGPVISHDRVIAAGPTTSARMNDLSGFLLDKGVRVLIGKGGMGSQVVEQLRGRGVYLAFTGGCAALAATHMHLTGVFYPDLGMAEAVWAIELDHLPLVVGIDAAGGDLFAAVAAGAARRAAALIGGRCGSKSDGSI, from the coding sequence ATGGTCGATCTCAGAACGCCGCTCGGGGACGAGTTCCTCTCCCTCGTAGCCGGCGACCGGGTCACGCTCTCGGGCATGGTCTATACAGCCCGCGACGAGGCACACCTCCGGATGATGGATGAGGGGATCCCGTTCGACCCGGTCGGGGCTGCGATCTACCACTGCGGACCAGTGATCAGTCATGACCGGGTGATCGCCGCAGGGCCGACCACCTCGGCACGGATGAACGACCTCTCCGGTTTTCTCCTCGATAAAGGGGTCCGGGTCCTGATCGGGAAGGGAGGTATGGGGTCGCAGGTGGTCGAACAGTTGCGGGGCCGGGGAGTATACCTCGCCTTCACCGGGGGCTGTGCCGCCCTTGCCGCCACTCATATGCACCTCACAGGGGTCTTCTATCCAGATCTTGGGATGGCCGAGGCGGTCTGGGCGATCGAACTCGATCACCTCCCGCTGGTCGTCGGGATCGACGCTGCCGGCGGAGACCTCTTCGCCGCGGTGGCCGCAGGGGCAGCCAGGCGGGCAGCCGCGCTGATCGGGGGTCGATGCGGAAGCAAGAGCGATGGAAGTATCTGA
- a CDS encoding fumarate hydratase, whose protein sequence is MQRTKAASQALYTKVTEATVSACRKAVIYLPEDVKHVLKKARKKNELDPVALGELENILDNLACAEKYQVPLCQDTGVLVVYMTIPPTVPLTEELYDAVRAGVRRATAEVPLRPNVVDPITRVNSGDNTGEGMPAIHVRPGATLSITVLPKGAGAENTSQIAMLLPSQKDRIEEFVVKTVLEAGSRPCPPLVIGIGIGGTFDEVAALAKEALLQPIDRMDLFEQGLCDTLNTLGIGPMGLGGKTSVLAVKMKKGACHTASLPVAVNVQCWANRRATIVVEVD, encoded by the coding sequence ATGCAGCGTACAAAAGCAGCCTCTCAGGCCCTGTATACCAAGGTCACCGAGGCGACCGTGAGTGCCTGCCGGAAGGCCGTGATTTACCTGCCGGAGGATGTGAAGCATGTGCTTAAAAAGGCCCGTAAAAAAAATGAACTCGACCCTGTAGCGCTGGGTGAACTGGAGAACATCCTTGATAACCTCGCCTGTGCGGAGAAGTATCAGGTGCCGCTCTGCCAGGACACCGGGGTGCTGGTGGTCTATATGACGATCCCCCCGACCGTCCCGCTGACCGAGGAACTCTATGATGCCGTTCGGGCAGGAGTCCGGAGGGCAACTGCTGAGGTTCCCCTCCGACCGAATGTGGTCGACCCAATCACCCGGGTGAACTCCGGGGATAACACTGGTGAGGGGATGCCGGCGATCCATGTCAGACCAGGGGCTACCCTCTCGATCACCGTCCTTCCGAAGGGGGCCGGCGCAGAGAATACCTCGCAGATCGCGATGCTCCTCCCCTCGCAGAAGGACCGGATCGAGGAGTTCGTCGTGAAGACGGTGCTGGAGGCCGGGAGCCGCCCCTGCCCGCCGCTGGTGATCGGCATCGGGATCGGCGGGACCTTTGATGAGGTTGCCGCCCTCGCGAAGGAGGCGTTGCTGCAGCCGATCGACCGAATGGACCTGTTTGAGCAGGGACTTTGCGATACACTGAACACGCTTGGTATCGGGCCGATGGGGCTCGGGGGGAAAACATCCGTCCTTGCTGTAAAAATGAAGAAGGGTGCCTGCCACACGGCCTCGCTGCCGGTGGCGGTGAACGTCCAGTGCTGGGCGAACCGGCGGGCGACCATCGTGGTGGAGGTCGACTGA
- a CDS encoding thiamine pyrophosphate-dependent enzyme: MTFMDWYRQDRLPHIYCAGCGNGTIINCTLGAVEEMGWKKEDTVFVSGIGCSSRAPGYIQTDSLHTTHGRALAFATGVKLAAPRLHVIVFTGDGDLAAIGGNHFIHACRRNVDMTVVCMNNQIYGMTGGQGSPTTPCGALTSTTPYGACEPAFDLTELAVAAGANYVARWTTYHVKELTRAIRVGLETPGFSFIEVRAQCPTNFGRKNKLRDVAAMIDQMKSQALLKQKYDRMVAEGIPIPPDSFVVGEIVHRQRTVTGVH; encoded by the coding sequence ATGACCTTTATGGACTGGTACCGGCAGGACCGGCTTCCGCACATCTACTGTGCCGGCTGCGGCAACGGCACGATCATCAACTGCACCCTCGGGGCCGTCGAGGAGATGGGCTGGAAGAAGGAGGATACGGTCTTCGTCTCCGGGATCGGCTGCTCGTCCCGGGCGCCGGGGTACATCCAGACCGACTCGCTCCACACCACCCACGGTCGGGCGCTCGCGTTCGCCACCGGGGTGAAACTGGCCGCTCCACGGCTGCATGTGATCGTCTTCACCGGCGACGGCGATCTGGCCGCCATCGGCGGGAACCACTTCATCCATGCCTGCCGGCGGAACGTCGACATGACGGTGGTCTGCATGAACAACCAGATCTACGGGATGACTGGGGGGCAGGGCTCGCCGACGACACCCTGCGGGGCGCTCACTTCAACGACGCCGTACGGCGCCTGCGAGCCGGCCTTCGACCTGACCGAACTGGCCGTGGCAGCCGGGGCGAACTACGTGGCCCGCTGGACCACCTACCATGTCAAGGAGCTGACTCGTGCCATCAGGGTCGGGCTCGAGACCCCGGGCTTCTCATTCATCGAGGTGCGTGCCCAGTGTCCGACCAACTTCGGCCGGAAGAACAAACTGCGGGATGTGGCTGCGATGATCGATCAGATGAAGTCCCAGGCCCTGCTGAAACAGAAGTACGACCGGATGGTCGCCGAGGGAATCCCGATCCCGCCGGACAGTTTCGTGGTCGGCGAGATCGTTCATCGGCAGCGGACCGTCACCGGGGTGCACTGA
- a CDS encoding 2-oxoacid:acceptor oxidoreductase subunit alpha, whose amino-acid sequence MTKIEFMQGNIACAEGALAAGCRFFGGYPITPSTEIAEHMARKLPKTGGVFIQMEDELGSMASIIGASWTGAKAMTATSGPGFSLMMENIGYAVMTETPCVVVNIQRGGPSTGQPTMTGQGDMMQVRFGSHGDYSIIALSPASVQEMYDLTVLAFNLSEEFRVPVFLMADEVIGHMRERIEIPDSVTTVTRTQLAADALPFHAGEKMVPGFPTFGEGHGAHVTGLTHDERGYPATTNPAIHAALVTRLCQKVESQRHRIAEYEVINPDAEVVFICYGSPARTVQQLVQDHPEEMIGVLRLKMVWPFPEEAFAEFKEARIFLVPELNLGQIAREVERHVCQPVRAIGKIGGELHTPAELEAAFLAAKEEL is encoded by the coding sequence TTGACGAAGATTGAGTTTATGCAGGGAAACATCGCCTGTGCAGAGGGGGCGCTGGCGGCCGGGTGCCGCTTCTTTGGTGGTTACCCGATCACGCCGTCCACCGAGATCGCCGAGCATATGGCCCGGAAGCTTCCGAAGACCGGAGGGGTCTTCATCCAGATGGAGGACGAGCTCGGCTCGATGGCCTCGATCATCGGGGCTTCCTGGACCGGGGCGAAGGCGATGACCGCGACGAGCGGTCCGGGCTTCTCGCTGATGATGGAGAACATCGGCTACGCCGTGATGACCGAGACCCCGTGCGTGGTCGTGAATATCCAGCGAGGCGGCCCCTCCACCGGCCAGCCGACGATGACCGGGCAGGGGGATATGATGCAGGTCAGGTTCGGCTCGCACGGGGACTACAGCATCATCGCCCTCTCCCCGGCGAGCGTGCAGGAGATGTACGACCTGACCGTCCTGGCCTTCAACCTCTCCGAGGAGTTCCGGGTTCCGGTCTTTCTGATGGCCGACGAGGTGATCGGGCATATGCGGGAGCGGATTGAGATCCCGGATTCGGTCACGACCGTGACGAGAACACAACTTGCGGCGGATGCCCTCCCCTTCCATGCCGGCGAGAAGATGGTCCCCGGCTTCCCCACGTTTGGGGAAGGGCACGGGGCCCATGTGACCGGCCTCACCCATGATGAGCGTGGATATCCGGCGACCACAAACCCAGCCATCCATGCGGCGCTGGTCACCCGGCTCTGCCAGAAGGTGGAGTCGCAGCGTCACCGGATCGCCGAGTACGAGGTGATCAACCCCGACGCCGAGGTGGTCTTCATCTGTTACGGCTCCCCGGCACGGACTGTGCAACAGTTGGTGCAGGATCACCCTGAGGAGATGATCGGTGTTCTCCGGTTGAAGATGGTCTGGCCGTTCCCGGAAGAGGCCTTCGCCGAGTTCAAAGAGGCCAGGATCTTCCTGGTCCCAGAACTGAACCTCGGTCAGATCGCCCGCGAGGTCGAGCGGCATGTCTGTCAGCCGGTCAGGGCAATCGGCAAGATCGGCGGGGAACTGCATACGCCTGCAGAACTGGAAGCGGCCTTCCTGGCAGCAAAGGAGGAATTATGA
- the sucD gene encoding succinate--CoA ligase subunit alpha → MIYGDKSLGVIVQGATGKQGAFHINLMNEYARSVGGRGVVAGVTPGRGGQEVHGVPVYNSVHEALAEHDATASVLFVPGKAAGDSIMEAASAGLELVVAITEHIPVHDTMKAVAYAKLHDCAVIGPNCPGLLSPGEVKLGIMPAHLFTRGHVGVISRSGTLTYEIVDELTRAGIGQSTVVGIGGDPVIGQTFVDLLDRFEEDPETRAVVLVGEVGGALEQEGAASTDLPIVAYIAGVSAPPDKRMGHAGAIVEGGEGDAGSKIRHLQNQGVTVAQRPSEIPCLIRNLL, encoded by the coding sequence ATGATCTATGGCGATAAATCCCTCGGCGTGATCGTGCAGGGTGCGACCGGCAAACAGGGGGCGTTTCACATCAACCTGATGAACGAGTACGCTCGTTCGGTCGGGGGCCGGGGGGTTGTGGCCGGGGTCACGCCTGGCAGGGGCGGCCAGGAGGTGCATGGAGTGCCGGTGTACAACAGCGTCCATGAGGCGCTCGCCGAGCACGATGCGACGGCCAGTGTCCTCTTCGTCCCGGGGAAGGCGGCGGGCGATTCGATCATGGAGGCGGCCTCGGCCGGCCTCGAACTCGTTGTCGCGATCACCGAGCATATCCCGGTCCACGATACGATGAAGGCGGTCGCCTATGCCAAACTGCATGACTGTGCCGTCATCGGTCCGAACTGTCCGGGCCTCCTCTCGCCCGGCGAGGTGAAACTCGGGATCATGCCGGCCCATCTCTTCACACGGGGGCATGTCGGCGTGATCTCACGCAGCGGGACCCTCACCTATGAGATCGTCGATGAACTGACCCGGGCCGGGATCGGCCAGAGCACGGTCGTCGGGATCGGGGGCGACCCGGTGATCGGGCAGACCTTCGTCGACCTGCTCGATCGGTTCGAAGAGGATCCCGAGACCAGGGCCGTCGTCCTGGTCGGAGAGGTCGGCGGTGCGCTCGAGCAGGAGGGGGCGGCATCCACCGACCTGCCGATCGTCGCCTACATCGCCGGGGTATCGGCCCCGCCAGACAAGCGGATGGGGCATGCCGGCGCTATCGTCGAAGGCGGTGAGGGGGATGCCGGGTCCAAGATCCGGCATCTGCAGAACCAGGGGGTGACGGTTGCCCAGAGGCCATCAGAGATCCCATGTCTCATCCGGAACCTGCTATGA
- a CDS encoding succinate--CoA ligase subunit beta translates to MKLREYEAKRIFGAAGIQVPRGVVITSPEEITSVAMPADKVVLKAQVDVGGRGKAGGILLCPAAEATATATDLFGRTIKGLPVDQVLVEEQLPITHEYFLSIAIDRSTKQPILLFADAGGVDIEATAAASSDAIRRVNVPRLMTDLPAFVIRDLLGDAPKELGTVINTLWHVFNNKDALLAEINPLVTTTRGVYAADAKLIIDDNALWRQGITQNRDLTPREREAEQHGFSYVELDGSIGVVGNGAGLTMATLDLIEYYEGKAANFLDVGGGADQERVRFAVQLLAGAPQVQVIIVNLLGGITRCDEVARGIISAGVSQRVIVRMAGTNEAEGKALLAAHGYQMYESMDEAVAAAVEATR, encoded by the coding sequence ATGAAACTGCGTGAATACGAAGCAAAGAGGATATTTGGTGCGGCAGGGATCCAGGTCCCGCGTGGGGTTGTGATCACGTCCCCTGAAGAGATAACGAGTGTTGCGATGCCCGCCGACAAGGTGGTGTTGAAGGCGCAGGTGGATGTCGGCGGCCGTGGAAAGGCCGGCGGGATATTGCTCTGTCCGGCAGCAGAAGCAACTGCAACGGCGACCGACCTCTTTGGACGGACGATCAAAGGATTGCCGGTGGACCAGGTGCTGGTCGAGGAGCAGCTCCCGATCACCCATGAATACTTCCTCTCGATCGCCATCGACCGGTCGACAAAACAGCCGATCCTTCTCTTTGCCGATGCCGGCGGGGTTGATATCGAGGCGACCGCAGCGGCCTCCTCAGATGCGATCCGGCGGGTCAATGTACCCCGGTTGATGACCGATCTGCCGGCGTTCGTGATCCGCGACCTGCTCGGTGATGCTCCGAAGGAACTGGGCACGGTCATCAACACCCTCTGGCATGTCTTCAACAACAAGGACGCCCTGCTCGCAGAGATCAATCCCCTGGTCACGACCACACGGGGGGTCTATGCGGCCGATGCCAAACTGATCATCGACGACAACGCCCTCTGGCGGCAGGGGATCACCCAGAACCGCGACCTGACGCCCCGGGAGCGTGAAGCAGAGCAGCATGGTTTCTCCTATGTCGAGCTCGACGGCTCCATCGGGGTGGTCGGGAACGGCGCCGGGCTGACGATGGCTACGCTGGATTTGATCGAGTATTATGAGGGGAAGGCCGCGAACTTCCTCGATGTCGGCGGGGGTGCAGACCAGGAACGGGTCCGGTTTGCGGTCCAGCTCCTCGCCGGCGCACCCCAGGTGCAGGTGATCATCGTGAACCTGCTCGGGGGAATCACCCGGTGTGATGAGGTGGCCAGGGGGATCATCAGTGCTGGGGTCTCCCAGCGGGTGATCGTCAGAATGGCGGGGACCAACGAAGCTGAGGGGAAGGCATTGCTTGCAGCACATGGATACCAGATGTATGAAAGTATGGACGAAGCGGTCGCCGCCGCCGTGGAGGCGACACGATGA
- a CDS encoding DNA integrity scanning protein DisA nucleotide-binding domain protein, giving the protein MSTELMLRKGIELAEAIHAVGVIAFLPRTPYSSSVEVFWADEGYLDIWKDLTMHQALESVRQHIRDAAVQVSLEKDLTEGTLVGVFSHAILVYSIEEAAGVIDLESFGSIVPMPVMKAALTLAMEIGAEGREGRAVGTAFIIGDGDLILANSHQLILNPYWGHPREITSVMKHENWESVKEFAQLDGIFVLDRDGSVLAAGRYMDVDSRSVTLPGGLGGRHRAVAAITKLLPVAGIIISESGGIVRLYRDGICQLSLRSDVSIPP; this is encoded by the coding sequence ATGAGCACGGAGTTGATGCTCCGAAAGGGTATCGAACTCGCTGAAGCGATCCATGCCGTTGGGGTGATCGCTTTTCTGCCGCGAACCCCGTATTCTTCATCGGTCGAGGTCTTCTGGGCGGATGAGGGATATCTGGATATCTGGAAGGATCTGACGATGCATCAGGCTCTGGAGTCGGTCCGGCAGCATATCCGTGACGCTGCGGTTCAGGTCTCGCTGGAGAAAGATCTCACCGAAGGGACTCTTGTTGGCGTCTTTTCCCACGCGATCCTGGTTTATTCGATCGAGGAAGCGGCTGGGGTGATCGATCTGGAGTCATTCGGTTCGATCGTGCCGATGCCGGTGATGAAGGCTGCGCTCACGCTTGCAATGGAGATTGGGGCTGAAGGGCGGGAAGGAAGGGCCGTCGGAACGGCCTTCATCATTGGCGACGGCGATCTGATCCTGGCCAACTCGCACCAGTTGATCCTGAACCCCTACTGGGGGCATCCACGGGAGATCACCTCGGTTATGAAGCATGAAAACTGGGAATCGGTGAAAGAGTTCGCCCAGCTCGACGGGATCTTCGTACTCGACCGGGACGGATCTGTGCTCGCGGCAGGGCGGTATATGGACGTGGACTCACGTTCGGTCACGCTCCCAGGGGGCCTCGGCGGCCGGCACCGGGCAGTAGCTGCGATCACCAAACTGCTCCCGGTCGCAGGTATTATCATCTCCGAGAGCGGGGGTATTGTACGGCTCTATCGGGACGGGATCTGCCAGCTCTCGCTCCGGTCTGATGTCTCGATACCGCCATGA
- a CDS encoding 2-oxoacid:acceptor oxidoreductase family protein, giving the protein MRHEVRFSGFGGQGIILSAVIVGRAAVMYDHTFAVQTQVYGPEARGGASMSAVVIDDQQILYPKVANPDLFVIMSQEGFEKYGATAPEGATMLLDAGLVHSRPACRYIEVPATESARTILGKTIFANIVMLGALVAATGVVSRDAIERAVLDSVPKGTEESNLRALRLGFDYGSGERSEEHA; this is encoded by the coding sequence ATGCGCCACGAAGTGAGGTTCTCGGGTTTCGGGGGCCAGGGGATCATCCTCTCAGCGGTGATCGTCGGACGGGCTGCGGTGATGTACGATCACACCTTTGCCGTTCAGACCCAGGTTTATGGCCCGGAGGCACGGGGCGGGGCCTCGATGAGTGCGGTCGTCATCGACGATCAGCAGATCCTGTACCCCAAGGTCGCGAACCCGGACCTCTTTGTGATCATGTCACAGGAAGGGTTCGAGAAGTATGGTGCTACTGCCCCCGAGGGGGCGACAATGCTGCTGGATGCAGGGCTCGTCCACAGCCGGCCTGCCTGCCGGTACATCGAGGTGCCGGCGACAGAGTCCGCACGGACGATCCTCGGGAAGACGATCTTCGCCAACATCGTGATGCTCGGCGCGCTGGTGGCTGCCACCGGCGTGGTCAGCAGGGACGCGATTGAACGTGCCGTCCTGGACAGTGTCCCGAAAGGAACCGAGGAATCGAACCTTCGGGCTTTGAGGCTGGGATTTGACTATGGATCAGGGGAACGATCAGAGGAACATGCATGA
- a CDS encoding 4Fe-4S dicluster domain-containing protein: MKLVIDQNRCKGCNLCTMVCPYRIFTSGKKANWRGVLVPDLDRPERCTNCRLQKMYGRTLCGMCQMTCPDQAISWVDEKPSEPHKVEVEF; the protein is encoded by the coding sequence ATGAAACTGGTGATCGATCAAAACCGCTGCAAGGGATGCAATCTCTGTACGATGGTCTGTCCATATCGGATCTTTACGTCTGGAAAGAAGGCTAACTGGCGGGGGGTTCTGGTGCCTGATCTCGATCGGCCGGAGCGGTGCACCAACTGCCGGCTGCAGAAGATGTACGGACGGACACTCTGCGGCATGTGCCAGATGACCTGCCCTGACCAGGCGATCTCATGGGTCGACGAGAAGCCGAGCGAACCGCATAAGGTGGAGGTCGAGTTTTGA
- a CDS encoding DUF362 domain-containing protein — protein sequence MASYTVSLTPCQSYDLDEVRAALTTVLEPLGGLAAFVHPGDRVLIKLNLLSSYDPSAAVTTNPALVRAVVEQVYQIGAIPLVGDSPGGRNTPASYRALLKRTGIAQVIEETGCESIFFDDQTVDRSSDQAKTFRRFTVAAVVDQVDVVITLPKLKTHQLTGMTGAVKVLYGFIPGVKKAAYHLHTGNNIAQFAELLLDLHQVVPPTLVIMDAVVGMEGNGPSHGTPRAIGLLFAGTSSPAIDFVAASVIGFDPLCLPTVKEAADRGVGPSSFDQIAIAGPDPALFTIADFKMPSSMSLARVPPFVLSCARRVLGTRPVVDRARCTRCGTCRDNCPPEAITMKVGDYPMIDQSRCIACFCCQELCPAGAIEVKKPLLRRLIERA from the coding sequence ATGGCTTCGTATACTGTCTCTCTGACTCCCTGTCAGTCCTATGACCTCGATGAGGTCAGGGCTGCTCTCACCACGGTCCTCGAACCCCTCGGTGGACTCGCTGCATTTGTTCACCCCGGAGATCGGGTGCTGATCAAACTGAACCTCCTCTCCTCGTACGATCCCTCCGCTGCAGTCACCACGAACCCGGCCCTGGTGCGGGCCGTGGTCGAGCAGGTGTATCAGATCGGGGCTATACCGCTGGTCGGGGACTCACCTGGCGGACGAAACACCCCGGCATCGTATCGGGCCCTGCTCAAACGGACCGGGATTGCGCAGGTGATCGAGGAGACCGGCTGCGAGTCCATCTTCTTCGATGATCAGACCGTCGACCGCTCCTCCGACCAGGCGAAGACGTTCCGTCGGTTCACGGTGGCTGCGGTGGTGGATCAGGTGGATGTGGTGATCACCCTTCCGAAACTGAAGACTCACCAGCTGACGGGGATGACCGGGGCCGTGAAGGTGCTGTACGGGTTCATCCCTGGGGTGAAGAAGGCGGCCTATCATCTCCATACCGGCAACAATATCGCGCAGTTCGCTGAGCTCCTCCTCGACCTCCACCAGGTCGTCCCCCCGACGCTGGTGATCATGGATGCAGTGGTCGGGATGGAGGGGAACGGCCCCTCGCATGGCACCCCCCGTGCGATCGGGTTGTTGTTCGCAGGGACGAGCTCGCCGGCGATCGACTTTGTGGCCGCGTCGGTGATCGGGTTCGATCCGCTCTGCCTTCCAACCGTCAAGGAGGCGGCAGATCGGGGTGTTGGGCCCTCTTCGTTCGATCAGATCGCCATCGCCGGCCCTGACCCGGCGCTCTTTACCATTGCAGACTTCAAAATGCCCTCCTCAATGAGCCTGGCGAGGGTTCCACCGTTCGTCCTCTCCTGTGCACGCAGAGTCCTCGGAACCAGGCCGGTGGTCGACCGGGCTCGGTGCACCCGGTGCGGCACCTGCCGCGACAACTGTCCGCCTGAGGCGATCACGATGAAGGTCGGGGACTATCCGATGATCGATCAGAGTCGATGCATCGCCTGCTTCTGCTGTCAGGAACTCTGCCCTGCCGGGGCTATCGAGGTGAAGAAGCCGCTGCTTCGGCGACTCATCGAACGGGCCTGA
- a CDS encoding aminotransferase class V-fold PLP-dependent enzyme → MTFDNIRNDFPLLSEVCYLDSAATSLSPEPVLEAMLEYEHKYRANAGRGVHRIAQQASQKYRDAHQKVRKFIHAQEGELVFTRNSTEAINTVASGLAWQKGDQVITTLLEHHSNLLPWMRLRNRYGIDLQLLTPARDGTLDPAALEAIITKQTRLVAISQASNVLGNVVPISEFAKICQNYGALLLVDGSQSVPHIPVDVERLGCDFLCFSGHKMLGPTGTGVLYMKTPCLEPLLVGGGSVERVTAEDYTLTDGYERYEAGTPNIAGAIGLARAVDYLNALGMENIQNHEQQITRYIIKNLTGIENVEVFGPGPAGNRIGVISFAVKGLNPHDVAVMLDGEANVMVRSGHHCCMPLMQLLNLTDGTVRASLHCYNTIEDAELLVDTVRKIAGDF, encoded by the coding sequence ATGACTTTTGATAATATCCGCAACGATTTCCCCCTTCTTTCTGAGGTATGCTACCTGGACAGTGCAGCCACGAGCCTCTCGCCGGAGCCGGTACTTGAGGCGATGCTTGAGTACGAGCACAAATACCGGGCAAATGCCGGCCGGGGGGTCCATCGGATCGCCCAGCAGGCCTCTCAGAAGTACAGGGATGCCCACCAGAAGGTTCGGAAATTCATTCATGCTCAGGAAGGTGAACTGGTCTTTACCCGTAACTCCACCGAGGCAATCAATACGGTTGCGTCAGGACTCGCGTGGCAGAAGGGAGATCAGGTAATTACCACACTCCTTGAACATCATAGTAATCTCCTTCCCTGGATGCGTCTTCGCAACCGTTATGGGATTGATCTCCAGCTCCTGACTCCTGCACGGGACGGCACCCTGGATCCGGCCGCCCTTGAGGCAATCATCACAAAGCAGACCCGGCTCGTTGCTATCAGTCAGGCTTCGAATGTACTGGGAAATGTCGTGCCCATCAGCGAGTTTGCAAAAATCTGCCAGAATTACGGGGCGCTTCTTCTCGTTGACGGGTCACAATCGGTCCCTCACATTCCGGTGGATGTGGAACGCTTAGGCTGTGATTTCCTCTGTTTCTCAGGGCACAAGATGCTCGGCCCCACCGGTACTGGAGTACTTTACATGAAGACTCCCTGCCTTGAACCCCTGCTTGTGGGTGGCGGGAGCGTGGAGCGGGTCACTGCCGAGGATTACACCCTCACCGACGGATATGAACGTTACGAGGCGGGAACCCCGAATATAGCGGGGGCTATCGGTCTCGCCCGTGCAGTCGATTACCTGAACGCGCTTGGTATGGAGAATATCCAGAACCACGAGCAGCAGATCACCCGGTATATCATCAAAAATCTTACCGGGATAGAGAACGTGGAGGTTTTTGGACCCGGGCCGGCAGGGAACCGGATCGGGGTCATCTCGTTTGCCGTCAAGGGGCTCAATCCCCATGACGTTGCTGTTATGCTTGACGGGGAGGCAAATGTGATGGTACGATCTGGTCATCACTGTTGCATGCCCCTTATGCAACTCCTGAACCTGACCGACGGCACGGTTCGGGCAAGTCTGCACTGCTATAACACGATCGAAGACGCGGAGCTGCTCGTGGACACCGTCAGGAAAATTGCTGGGGATTTTTAA
- a CDS encoding NAD(P)H-binding protein, whose translation MTLTEKDETGSVLDSQNSTKNRYCRQIILPEIGTEGQRRFKESRAVIVGLGATGSSVANSLVRAGIGQVVLIDRDLVELHNLQRQILYSEEDLNRPKAVAAAEILRKINSSIEIEAHVTDFNISNAEKLLSGANVVLDGTDNLQTRFLINDICVKHSIPWIYAGVVGTGGMVMPILPGKTPCFRCLVPSLPGPGLLQTCDIAGVLNTMPPLIASIECTLAYQILTGQFDPKDEISYMVYIDGWRNTFDRVAVGRQPDCPCCVQGQRDFLDAVSREMVTSLCGRDAIQIIPSSQMEITLEDLEIRLSRLGEVRLHPYMLTFRTGTEEISIFRDGRAIIKGTKDEAMARSVYARYIGL comes from the coding sequence GTGACACTCACAGAAAAAGATGAAACCGGATCCGTTCTGGATTCCCAGAATTCGACGAAGAACCGTTACTGCCGCCAGATCATCCTTCCTGAGATTGGGACAGAGGGGCAACGCCGATTCAAAGAGAGCCGGGCAGTCATTGTGGGTCTTGGAGCAACAGGAAGTTCCGTGGCCAACTCACTGGTGCGGGCGGGTATCGGACAGGTAGTTTTGATCGATCGTGATCTGGTGGAGCTGCACAACCTGCAGCGGCAGATCCTGTACAGCGAGGAAGATCTGAACCGCCCAAAGGCTGTTGCCGCTGCTGAGATCCTGCGAAAGATCAATTCTTCCATTGAGATTGAGGCACATGTAACAGATTTCAACATATCAAATGCCGAAAAACTCCTATCAGGAGCGAACGTGGTTCTGGATGGAACCGACAACCTCCAGACCCGTTTCCTCATCAACGATATCTGCGTAAAGCATAGCATCCCCTGGATCTATGCCGGCGTTGTCGGGACCGGGGGCATGGTGATGCCCATCCTGCCGGGCAAAACTCCCTGTTTCCGGTGTCTCGTTCCTTCGCTTCCCGGACCCGGCCTGTTGCAGACGTGCGACATTGCAGGTGTCTTAAATACGATGCCTCCTCTCATCGCCTCTATTGAGTGTACCCTCGCTTACCAGATCCTGACGGGGCAGTTCGACCCGAAGGATGAGATCTCGTACATGGTATATATTGATGGATGGCGGAACACGTTCGATCGAGTGGCGGTTGGGAGACAACCAGACTGTCCGTGTTGCGTACAGGGTCAGAGGGATTTCCTGGATGCGGTCTCCCGGGAGATGGTAACATCACTCTGTGGGAGAGACGCGATCCAGATCATCCCCTCATCCCAGATGGAGATCACTCTTGAAGACCTTGAGATCCGTCTCTCCCGTCTTGGCGAGGTACGTCTCCACCCATACATGCTCACATTCCGGACCGGAACCGAAGAGATCTCAATATTCCGTGACGGAAGGGCGATCATCAAAGGAACCAAAGACGAGGCTATGGCCCGTTCCGTTTATGCACGGTACATAGGGCTCTAG